A genome region from Gemmatimonadota bacterium includes the following:
- the lon gene encoding endopeptidase La, translating to MDDVTSTSPPPALPERLPTLALRDLVFFPSMVLPLLVGRAPSVAALEEATKGDGDGLLLLLAQRDPGAEDPTPSELYRVGTVARVVQSTPLADGTCRVVFEGLLRARVREFQAGPGPLHAEVIPLTYPDAAGSGGPQGQAIVRRVERIFREYVHLHPDLPSDLASFLADIGAPPRAAHMVAGHLLVGAPEKQALLEEETLEGLFALLLQLLEREVEILQIENQLDQEMRRKMDDDRRQHYLTEQLRAIQKELGSGSPEWEDLEATLAAASLPEAARERAEREFERLQRMNPVAPEATVIRSYLEWILSLPWNERTRDNPDVAHARAVLEEAHFGLDEVKDRILDHIAVLSLVGELQGPILCLVGPPGVGKTSLGRSIARALDRRFVRVALGGVRDEAEIRGHRRTYVGSLPGRILQGIRRAKSRNPVFLLDEVDKLTKDGHGDPSAALLEVLDPEQNRTFQDHYLELEFDLSEVLFVATANTLVGIPDPLRDRMEVIRIPGYLDTEKRSIAAQFLIPEQLRRHGLEPERITIPGDVVGRIVEDYTREAGVRELDRLLARIARKQARRLAEGHISPGEAVRIESSHLGDLLGPPKHLKTGLDGGIERIGIATGLAWTTAGGEILEVEVSVVPGSGQIQLTGTLGDVMKESAVAAVTYARSRARELGLRAQFHREVDLHIHIPEGATPKDGPSAGITIASALVSALTGTPTRPDVAMTGEITLRGRVLPIGGLKEKAVAALRNGMHTVIIPAGNAPELETLPAEVRERITFHAVDRMDQVLERILEIVPGTGFATGSLMSELVGGSADPGARLSQ from the coding sequence ATGGACGACGTGACGTCCACGTCACCCCCTCCGGCGCTCCCCGAGCGCCTTCCCACTCTCGCGCTCCGCGATCTCGTCTTCTTCCCCTCGATGGTCCTCCCCCTCCTCGTGGGGCGCGCTCCGTCCGTGGCGGCTCTGGAAGAGGCGACGAAGGGCGACGGAGACGGTCTACTCTTGCTGCTGGCCCAGCGAGATCCGGGTGCGGAGGATCCGACTCCGTCCGAGCTCTATCGGGTCGGAACGGTGGCGCGCGTCGTGCAATCCACTCCCCTTGCCGACGGGACCTGCCGCGTCGTGTTCGAGGGGCTCCTGCGCGCGCGTGTTCGGGAATTCCAAGCCGGGCCGGGACCACTCCACGCGGAGGTTATACCCCTCACCTATCCGGACGCCGCGGGGTCGGGCGGGCCACAAGGTCAGGCCATCGTCCGCCGGGTCGAACGCATCTTTCGCGAATACGTCCACCTCCACCCCGACCTCCCCTCCGATCTCGCGAGCTTCCTCGCCGACATCGGGGCGCCGCCGCGGGCTGCCCACATGGTCGCGGGACACTTGCTCGTAGGGGCGCCCGAGAAGCAGGCCCTTCTCGAAGAGGAGACGCTCGAAGGACTCTTCGCCCTCCTTCTCCAACTCCTCGAGCGCGAAGTCGAGATCCTCCAGATCGAGAATCAACTCGACCAGGAGATGCGGCGGAAGATGGACGACGACCGTCGCCAGCACTACCTCACGGAACAGCTCAGGGCGATTCAGAAGGAGTTGGGGTCGGGGAGCCCCGAATGGGAGGACCTGGAAGCGACGCTCGCCGCCGCTTCTTTGCCCGAAGCCGCGCGGGAGCGCGCGGAGCGGGAATTCGAGCGGCTCCAGCGGATGAACCCAGTCGCCCCCGAGGCCACCGTGATTCGCTCCTACCTCGAATGGATTCTCTCCCTCCCGTGGAACGAGCGCACCCGCGACAACCCCGACGTGGCCCATGCGCGCGCGGTCCTCGAGGAGGCCCATTTCGGCCTCGACGAAGTCAAGGACCGGATCCTCGATCACATCGCGGTCCTCTCCCTCGTCGGTGAGCTCCAGGGTCCGATCCTCTGCCTCGTCGGACCCCCGGGCGTCGGAAAGACCTCCCTCGGGCGAAGTATCGCCCGGGCGCTGGACCGCCGCTTCGTCCGAGTCGCGTTGGGGGGCGTGCGCGACGAGGCCGAAATCCGTGGGCACCGGCGGACCTATGTGGGAAGCCTTCCCGGGCGGATCCTGCAGGGAATCCGTCGCGCCAAGAGCCGGAATCCGGTTTTCCTCCTCGACGAGGTGGATAAGTTGACCAAAGACGGGCACGGCGACCCGTCCGCCGCTCTCCTCGAAGTCCTCGATCCCGAGCAGAACCGCACCTTCCAAGACCATTATCTGGAGCTCGAGTTCGACCTCTCCGAGGTCTTATTCGTAGCGACCGCGAATACGTTGGTCGGCATCCCGGATCCCCTTCGGGATCGGATGGAGGTCATTCGCATTCCAGGCTACCTGGACACCGAGAAGCGCAGCATCGCGGCCCAGTTCCTGATTCCCGAGCAGCTTCGGCGGCATGGGCTGGAGCCGGAGAGGATCACGATCCCCGGCGACGTGGTGGGTCGCATCGTCGAAGATTACACGCGAGAGGCAGGTGTGAGGGAACTCGACCGCCTTCTCGCGCGGATCGCGCGAAAACAGGCGAGGCGGCTCGCCGAGGGCCACATCTCTCCGGGAGAGGCGGTGCGCATCGAGTCGTCGCACCTCGGCGATCTCCTCGGGCCCCCCAAGCACCTCAAGACCGGCCTGGACGGCGGCATCGAACGGATAGGGATCGCGACGGGGCTCGCCTGGACGACCGCCGGCGGCGAAATCCTGGAAGTCGAAGTCTCGGTCGTCCCCGGGTCGGGCCAGATCCAGCTCACGGGTACCCTCGGAGACGTGATGAAGGAGTCCGCGGTCGCGGCGGTCACCTACGCCCGGTCGCGCGCCCGGGAGCTCGGACTCCGAGCCCAATTCCACCGCGAGGTGGATCTTCACATCCACATCCCGGAGGGAGCGACTCCGAAAGACGGGCCCTCGGCGGGGATCACGATCGCATCCGCCCTCGTGTCGGCTCTCACCGGGACTCCCACCCGCCCGGACGTCGCGATGACCGGAGAGATCACGCTCCGCGGCCGCGTTCTCCCGATCGGGGGCCTCAAGGAAAAGGCAGTGGCGGCACTCAGGAACGGGATGCACACCGTGATCATTCCGGCGGGAAACGCCCCGGAGCTCGAGACCCTCCCCGCGGAAGTCCGGGAGCGCATCACCTTCCACGCCGTTGACCGGATGGACCAGGTCCTCGAACGGATCTTGGAAATCGTGCCCGGAACAGGCTTCGCCACCGGGTCCCTCATGAGCGAGCTGGTCGGCGGCTCGGCGGATCCCGGCGCGCGGCTTTCGCAGTGA
- the yihA gene encoding ribosome biogenesis GTP-binding protein YihA/YsxC, whose protein sequence is MKIRSVEFSGTVMDPRAAFPGDLPQVAFSGRSNVGKSSLINVLLERTQKKIAHVSATPGKTQGLNFYRVNARFFLVDLPGFGFAKAPFAVRESWKKLVEGYLARPDGPKAVVHLVDIRRDPTEHDLVMLDYLAGVGIPALVVLTKMDKLTKSQGKKQVTELTEKLGLDPEQIVPFSSVTREGREPLLDAIASLLGPGNEAE, encoded by the coding sequence GTGAAAATCCGGAGTGTCGAGTTTTCGGGGACCGTCATGGATCCCCGGGCAGCCTTTCCCGGCGATCTCCCTCAGGTGGCGTTTTCGGGGCGGTCGAATGTCGGAAAGTCCTCGCTCATCAACGTTCTTCTCGAACGAACGCAGAAGAAGATCGCACACGTCTCGGCCACGCCGGGAAAGACTCAGGGACTCAATTTCTACCGGGTGAACGCCCGGTTTTTCCTGGTGGACCTTCCCGGATTCGGTTTTGCCAAGGCCCCTTTCGCCGTGCGCGAGAGCTGGAAGAAGCTCGTGGAAGGGTACCTCGCACGGCCGGATGGCCCGAAGGCCGTGGTCCATCTGGTTGATATCCGGCGCGATCCGACCGAACATGATCTGGTGATGCTGGACTATCTCGCGGGGGTGGGGATCCCCGCTCTCGTCGTCCTCACCAAGATGGACAAGCTCACCAAGTCCCAGGGGAAGAAGCAGGTGACCGAGCTGACCGAAAAGCTGGGGCTGGATCCCGAGCAGATCGTCCCCTTTTCTTCGGTGACGCGCGAGGGGCGGGAGCCTCTCCTCGACGCGATCGCCTCCCTTCTCGGGCCGGGGAACGAGGCCGAGTGA
- a CDS encoding IPT/TIG domain-containing protein produces the protein MPGRRPFFSSFVVLATALLALSCDSEGGSLTDTGNDVATVSGTGLVLALNAGPATIRATSEGKSVTADITVVDGGFVGPSGGTIIAAAGTVTLVLPPGALAQGAALTVAPLANPPVPASLIPGTAFSLGPGGTNFAQPVTVGIRYEPGNLPGGANPALFVVHRWNGTTWAPLGGTNVDQGTRLVSGQTTAFSPFALIQVAVQNPVPTLTALNPTSKIAGEAEFVLTVTGSNFVNGAEIHWNGVEKVTQFGSGSQLTATIPASGIAQAGQANVTIFNPGPGGGTSAALDFTILSGMGATVTVTTSSDSQGGGCSLRSAIEAANTNGPVDSCSGGSGAFER, from the coding sequence ATGCCCGGTCGGCGCCCGTTCTTCTCCTCGTTCGTGGTCCTCGCGACCGCGCTCCTCGCCCTCTCTTGCGACAGCGAGGGCGGGAGTCTTACGGACACGGGCAACGACGTGGCGACGGTGAGCGGCACCGGACTCGTCCTGGCCCTCAACGCTGGTCCTGCCACCATCCGCGCGACGAGCGAGGGAAAATCCGTGACGGCCGATATCACCGTCGTGGACGGCGGCTTCGTCGGACCGAGCGGCGGAACCATCATCGCCGCCGCCGGCACCGTCACTCTCGTCCTTCCTCCGGGCGCATTGGCGCAGGGAGCCGCGCTCACCGTGGCCCCGCTCGCCAATCCTCCGGTGCCCGCGAGCTTGATCCCGGGAACGGCCTTCAGCCTGGGACCGGGCGGAACGAACTTCGCCCAGCCGGTGACGGTGGGAATTCGGTACGAGCCCGGCAATCTTCCGGGGGGCGCGAATCCGGCTCTCTTCGTCGTGCATCGGTGGAATGGGACGACCTGGGCGCCCCTCGGCGGAACAAACGTAGATCAGGGGACACGCCTGGTCTCCGGGCAGACCACCGCCTTCAGCCCCTTCGCCCTGATCCAGGTGGCGGTGCAGAATCCGGTCCCCACGCTCACGGCGCTCAACCCGACCAGCAAGATCGCGGGCGAGGCTGAATTCGTGCTGACGGTGACGGGATCGAACTTCGTGAATGGTGCCGAGATCCATTGGAACGGAGTGGAAAAAGTCACACAATTCGGGTCGGGATCGCAGTTGACGGCAACGATTCCCGCCTCGGGCATCGCCCAGGCCGGGCAGGCGAATGTGACTATCTTCAACCCGGGTCCGGGAGGCGGGACCTCGGCGGCCCTTGATTTCACGATCCTCTCCGGCATGGGCGCGACGGTCACGGTGACGACTTCCTCGGACTCACAGGGTGGAGGCTGTTCCCTGCGCTCGGCGATCGAGGCGGCAAACACGAACGGTCCCGTTGACAGCTGTTCGGGGGGAAGCGGCGCCTTCGAACGATGA
- a CDS encoding choice-of-anchor Q domain-containing protein — MIGDGAATMGGGILNRGTLTLTDVTMTGHGATAGSGGAIFTDAGSTLHVSGSRFESSQASDRGGAIWVDLGATLTMTNSVLLSNTATQGGGIFSFHGILGLEYVSIRNNSAQNGNGGGVNNSGGSLVLSGSAIATNVAQARGGGLYSAGPAGSTIVSIVNSTITGNIAQGTGGAPHFGGGVAGESGTISFYNATIVDNTSASGGGSGVHRVVTGQWTGATFDFRNTIVVGHRILGHSACSGGPAGFVSNGHNLDEDNTCNFIVNSDLPGGNANLSLAATLNGGTTESHSLQIPGDAIDAGDQSACQANPVNGGDQRGFGRSDGMCDIGAFEFQALAG, encoded by the coding sequence ATGATCGGCGACGGAGCGGCGACCATGGGTGGCGGAATTCTGAATCGGGGAACGCTCACGCTGACCGACGTGACGATGACGGGACATGGAGCTACGGCCGGATCGGGCGGAGCGATCTTCACGGACGCCGGCTCGACCTTGCACGTCAGCGGCTCGCGCTTCGAGTCGAGTCAGGCCTCGGACAGGGGCGGCGCGATCTGGGTGGATTTGGGAGCGACCCTCACGATGACGAACTCGGTCCTGCTCTCGAACACAGCGACGCAGGGAGGAGGGATCTTCAGCTTTCATGGCATCCTCGGCCTCGAGTACGTCTCGATCCGCAACAACTCCGCGCAGAACGGCAATGGAGGTGGAGTGAACAACTCCGGTGGTTCTCTGGTGCTCAGCGGGTCCGCCATCGCGACGAACGTGGCGCAGGCGCGTGGGGGCGGACTCTACAGCGCGGGTCCCGCCGGGAGCACGATCGTCTCGATCGTGAACAGCACGATTACAGGGAACATCGCTCAGGGGACGGGCGGGGCTCCTCACTTCGGAGGCGGCGTGGCGGGAGAGAGTGGCACGATCTCTTTCTACAACGCGACGATCGTGGACAACACGAGCGCCTCGGGGGGCGGGAGCGGGGTCCACAGGGTGGTGACGGGTCAATGGACCGGAGCCACCTTCGACTTCCGAAACACGATCGTCGTGGGCCACCGGATTCTCGGGCATTCAGCCTGTTCCGGCGGACCGGCGGGATTCGTCTCCAATGGTCATAATCTAGATGAGGACAACACATGTAATTTTATCGTCAACAGCGATTTACCAGGCGGGAACGCTAACCTGTCGCTCGCGGCGACCCTGAACGGCGGAACGACGGAGAGCCACTCCCTCCAGATCCCGGGCGACGCGATCGACGCGGGGGATCAGTCGGCCTGCCAGGCCAATCCCGTGAACGGGGGGGACCAGCGGGGGTTCGGCCGGTCGGACGGAATGTGCGACATCGGCGCCTTCGAGTTCCAGGCGCTGGCGGGATGA
- a CDS encoding sigma-54 dependent transcriptional regulator, whose protein sequence is MSGTVLISSHRLPLAGKLRDAFRAEGYAVDLVPDVAHLGLAEDPVLLVLTGDRGPEDLAAWLHAAREGRSIPVFTALQGAGGDLRGRRGGAEESFSADPDPDEVVLLGHRTIQRRELQRVTGIVGEADPIREVLERMVQIAPVDSTVLITGESGTGKELVARGIHGLSPRRHRAFLAVNVAALSETLLESELFGHEKGAFTGAIDSRKGFFELAHKGTLFLDEIGEMPPSTQTKLLRALEQREFLRVGGEKAIQIDVRIIAATNHELRNLVHTGRFRRDLYYRLNILGIELPPLRNRREDIPRLVHHFVRELSEGMGRPFPGISDDAMELLVRYDWPGNVRELRNLVESMVVLSPGKEIAPADIPKEIRHPGEYSRLLPVPVARPAEEMRAGEGGEGGDRPRFRPELEFVFRTLVDLRMDVDQLRREFDLYRDDLDERLVAPESSRFALPGTDGGIEVGVWEGRVGDASVVPSSEELPIGAKAGSDGAGDGRVLYQAGMTIEEMEAEAIRHVLLEVGGNRRKAAESLGIGERTLYRKIRKYGIEG, encoded by the coding sequence ATGAGCGGCACCGTCCTGATCAGCTCGCACCGTCTTCCCCTCGCGGGAAAACTTCGCGACGCCTTTCGGGCCGAGGGATACGCCGTGGACCTCGTCCCCGACGTGGCGCACCTCGGGCTCGCGGAGGATCCGGTCCTGCTGGTGTTGACGGGAGACCGGGGTCCCGAGGATCTCGCCGCCTGGCTGCACGCCGCGAGGGAGGGCCGCTCGATCCCGGTGTTCACAGCGCTTCAGGGCGCCGGGGGAGACCTCCGAGGGCGTCGCGGCGGGGCCGAGGAGTCCTTCTCCGCCGACCCGGACCCGGACGAAGTCGTCCTCCTCGGGCATCGAACGATTCAGCGGCGCGAGCTCCAACGGGTCACCGGGATCGTGGGTGAGGCGGACCCCATCCGCGAAGTCCTCGAGCGGATGGTGCAGATCGCGCCGGTGGATTCGACCGTGCTCATCACGGGGGAATCCGGGACGGGGAAGGAGCTGGTGGCGCGGGGGATCCATGGCCTCTCCCCGCGGAGGCACCGCGCCTTTCTTGCCGTGAACGTCGCCGCCCTCTCCGAGACGCTCCTCGAGTCCGAGCTCTTTGGCCATGAAAAGGGCGCGTTCACGGGAGCGATAGACTCGCGAAAGGGTTTCTTCGAGCTCGCCCACAAGGGGACCCTCTTCCTCGACGAGATCGGGGAGATGCCCCCCTCCACGCAGACGAAGCTCCTCCGGGCGCTCGAGCAGAGGGAATTTCTCCGGGTCGGCGGAGAAAAGGCGATCCAGATCGACGTGCGCATCATCGCCGCAACGAACCATGAGCTTCGAAACCTGGTGCACACTGGACGCTTCCGGCGAGATCTTTATTACCGCCTGAACATCCTGGGGATCGAGCTTCCCCCTCTCCGTAACCGACGCGAAGACATCCCCCGGCTCGTCCATCACTTCGTACGCGAGCTCTCCGAGGGAATGGGTCGCCCCTTTCCCGGCATTTCGGACGACGCGATGGAGCTCTTGGTCCGCTACGATTGGCCGGGAAACGTGCGCGAGCTCCGGAACCTCGTGGAGAGCATGGTCGTCCTCTCTCCGGGAAAGGAGATCGCCCCCGCGGACATTCCGAAGGAGATCCGCCACCCCGGCGAGTATTCGCGACTCCTCCCGGTCCCGGTGGCGCGCCCCGCGGAAGAGATGCGCGCGGGGGAGGGAGGCGAGGGCGGAGACCGCCCCCGCTTTCGTCCCGAGCTCGAGTTTGTATTCCGGACTCTCGTGGATCTCCGGATGGACGTGGACCAGCTCCGCCGCGAGTTCGACCTCTACCGGGACGACCTGGACGAGCGCCTGGTCGCGCCCGAGAGCTCGCGCTTCGCCCTCCCTGGCACGGATGGTGGGATCGAGGTCGGAGTCTGGGAGGGGCGAGTGGGCGACGCCAGTGTTGTGCCGTCGTCCGAAGAACTTCCGATCGGTGCGAAGGCGGGGAGCGACGGGGCCGGCGACGGCCGCGTCCTGTACCAGGCGGGAATGACCATCGAGGAGATGGAGGCGGAGGCGATTCGCCACGTCCTCCTCGAAGTCGGCGGCAACCGCAGAAAGGCGGCCGAGAGCCTCGGAATCGGCGAGCGAACCCTCTACCGGAAGATTCGGAAGTATGGGATCGAGGGGTAA
- a CDS encoding MogA/MoaB family molybdenum cofactor biosynthesis protein codes for MNGQAKPPLRVGILTVSDRLSKGEGEDRSGVLIREWCVECGYAVARAQIVPDGTAAVVPVLLEWCDSGEVDLLLTTGGTGLTPRDLTPEATRAVLERPAAGIAEALRRAGAEATPMAVISRGEAGTRAECLIVNLPGSPGGVRDGLAALHPLLAHGTALMRGREDPHPKGAAS; via the coding sequence GTGAACGGCCAGGCGAAACCCCCACTTCGGGTCGGAATTCTCACGGTGAGCGACCGCCTCTCCAAGGGAGAAGGAGAGGATCGGAGCGGCGTCCTGATTCGGGAGTGGTGCGTGGAGTGCGGCTACGCCGTTGCGCGGGCCCAGATCGTTCCCGACGGAACCGCGGCCGTCGTGCCCGTCCTCCTGGAGTGGTGCGACTCGGGGGAGGTGGATCTCCTTCTGACGACGGGAGGCACCGGGCTCACGCCTCGCGACCTCACGCCCGAAGCGACGCGGGCCGTCCTCGAGCGCCCTGCGGCTGGGATCGCGGAAGCCCTTCGGCGCGCCGGGGCCGAAGCGACGCCGATGGCGGTCATTTCACGAGGGGAGGCGGGGACGCGCGCCGAATGCCTCATCGTGAATCTCCCCGGAAGCCCCGGTGGGGTTCGCGACGGGCTCGCGGCGCTCCACCCTCTCCTCGCGCACGGGACGGCCCTCATGCGCGGGCGGGAAGATCCCCATCCCAAGGGCGCCGCATCATGA
- the gcvT gene encoding glycine cleavage system aminomethyltransferase GcvT translates to MQDELKTTALHEEHRRLGGKLVSFAGYSLPIQYPAGIQAEHRSVRESAGLFDVSHMGQIEIAGPGALGLVQLLTVNDAARLAVGQAQYSAFCQADGGVLDDLLVYRLDELAYFLVVNGANRAKDAAWIEAHHSGHDARVEDRTEASALLAIQGPHSEAILQPLVEAGLGGIGYYRFLRAPVAGVPAIVARTGYTGEDGFELYLPADGAVRVWRALLEGGGSRDIAPVGLGARDTLRLEVGYALYGNDLDERHTVLESGLGWIVRFDKGDFLGRDALARQKEAGVSRLLTGIRLTVPGFPRHGYPVVSQGEPVGAVTSGTVSPTLGAGIALAYLPAGLAEPGTEVAVEIRERDVPGVVTKPPFYTEGSRKR, encoded by the coding sequence ATGCAGGACGAGCTCAAGACCACGGCCCTTCACGAAGAACACCGGCGGCTGGGCGGGAAGCTCGTCTCTTTCGCCGGCTACTCCCTCCCGATTCAGTATCCTGCCGGGATCCAGGCGGAGCACCGCTCGGTGCGTGAGTCCGCGGGGCTCTTCGACGTCTCGCACATGGGGCAGATCGAGATCGCCGGTCCCGGCGCACTCGGCCTCGTGCAGCTCCTCACGGTGAACGACGCTGCCCGCCTCGCGGTGGGCCAGGCCCAGTATTCGGCATTCTGCCAGGCGGACGGTGGGGTCCTGGACGATCTCCTCGTCTATCGGTTGGACGAGTTGGCCTACTTTCTCGTCGTGAATGGCGCGAATCGTGCGAAGGATGCGGCGTGGATCGAGGCGCATCACTCCGGCCACGACGCGAGGGTGGAGGACCGCACCGAGGCTTCCGCGCTCCTGGCCATTCAGGGCCCCCACTCCGAGGCGATCCTCCAGCCGTTGGTCGAGGCCGGGCTCGGGGGGATCGGTTATTACCGCTTCCTCCGCGCGCCGGTGGCGGGTGTTCCCGCGATCGTGGCGCGGACGGGTTACACCGGAGAGGACGGCTTCGAGCTCTACCTCCCGGCCGACGGGGCCGTACGCGTTTGGCGCGCGCTCCTCGAGGGCGGGGGCTCCCGGGACATCGCCCCGGTCGGGCTTGGGGCTCGCGACACACTTCGACTGGAAGTCGGATACGCCCTGTACGGGAACGACCTCGACGAACGGCACACCGTGCTCGAATCGGGCCTCGGATGGATCGTCCGATTCGACAAGGGCGACTTCCTGGGAAGGGATGCCCTGGCGCGCCAAAAAGAAGCGGGTGTCTCGCGCCTCCTCACCGGGATCCGGCTCACCGTCCCCGGATTTCCCCGCCATGGATACCCGGTCGTGTCCCAGGGGGAGCCGGTCGGAGCCGTGACTTCGGGGACGGTGAGCCCAACGCTCGGGGCGGGGATCGCGCTCGCCTATCTCCCCGCCGGGCTCGCGGAGCCGGGGACCGAGGTGGCGGTTGAAATTCGCGAGCGCGACGTCCCCGGCGTAGTCACGAAGCCACCTTTTTATACGGAAGGGTCGCGGAAACGGTGA
- the argF gene encoding ornithine carbamoyltransferase, producing MTDANRHFLHLRDLTAEELRGLLETAHRLKSGAEAPDRPLRGKTLGMIFRKHSTRTRVSFDVGMFQLGGHSTFLSDRETHMGRGETIADTARVLSRYVDGIMIRTFRHDEVEEFARHASVPVINGLTDLVHPCQLLADLLTVREEFGSGLDELTVAWVGDGNNVANSWINAATLLGFELRLAIPEGYDPHPRILEKARGEGRIVLTRDPAEAVVGVHVVTTDTWASMGQEEEADARAKVFAPYQVTKALMDRAHPEGIFLHCLPAYREKEVTAEVMDGPRSRVFDEAENRLHAQKALLLFLLG from the coding sequence TTGACCGACGCGAACAGGCACTTCCTTCATCTCCGCGATCTCACCGCTGAGGAGCTCCGAGGGCTCCTCGAGACGGCGCACCGGCTGAAAAGCGGTGCTGAGGCCCCGGATCGCCCGCTTCGGGGGAAGACGCTCGGGATGATCTTCCGGAAGCACTCCACGCGAACCCGCGTCTCTTTCGACGTGGGGATGTTTCAGCTCGGCGGCCACAGCACCTTCCTCTCCGACCGTGAAACCCACATGGGGCGGGGGGAGACGATCGCGGACACGGCGCGCGTCCTCTCGCGCTACGTGGACGGGATCATGATCCGAACCTTTCGTCACGACGAGGTGGAGGAGTTTGCACGGCATGCGTCGGTCCCGGTGATCAACGGGCTCACCGATCTCGTCCACCCCTGCCAACTCCTGGCGGACCTCCTCACCGTAAGGGAAGAATTCGGGTCGGGCCTGGATGAACTGACGGTGGCGTGGGTCGGCGACGGGAACAACGTGGCGAACTCCTGGATCAATGCCGCCACCCTTCTCGGCTTCGAGCTCCGGCTCGCCATTCCCGAAGGGTACGACCCCCATCCCCGTATCCTGGAGAAGGCCCGTGGAGAGGGACGCATCGTTCTGACTCGCGATCCCGCGGAGGCGGTCGTAGGCGTGCATGTCGTGACGACCGATACTTGGGCATCCATGGGCCAGGAGGAAGAGGCGGATGCCCGTGCAAAAGTCTTTGCCCCGTATCAGGTTACAAAGGCGCTGATGGATCGGGCCCACCCCGAGGGGATCTTCCTTCACTGTCTTCCGGCTTACCGCGAGAAGGAGGTCACCGCGGAGGTGATGGACGGTCCCCGCTCGCGTGTGTTCGACGAGGCGGAGAATCGTCTTCACGCGCAGAAGGCGCTTCTCCTATTCCTTTTGGGGTAG